The segment GAACGCGTTACACGCGAAAGATGGGTCAGAAATAGGGTCAATCGCGCGGGAACACAAGAACGTGCTCTGGATTGAGGGTCACGAAGACATCTTGTCCCACGGTGATTGAACTGTTCGAGGGCTGACGCAGGCCCAGCGGAGCATCGAGGCCATCCACCGAGACCTCGCAGATATCGATGCCGATGGCGTCGCGCTTGCCGATGACGCGTCCCTTGGTGCCCCCTCCATGCAAGGCAACGCTGGCGCCTCCGGCGGGGCGGATGGCCACGGTTACCTGCGCGCCATCGGCGAGGCCGGGCGTGGCGACGGGTCCGAGCGGCGTTGCGGCATGGTGCCCTGAAACGATGGTTTCCACTTCGCTCAGCGGGGAGAAGAAGCGCGCCGCATTGAGGTCGACGGGGCTGCGGTAGATTTCGGCAGGCGTGCCGATCTGGGCGATGCGGCCGTGGCGCAGGAGCGCGACGCGATCGCCCAGCAGCATGGCTTCCTCGGGGTCGTGCGTCACCATCAGGCTGGTGACATGGGTTTCGCGCAGCACGGCGAGGGTTTCCTCGCGAACGCCTTCACGCATGCGGGCATCGAGGCTGGAGAATGGCTCGTCGAGCAGGAGCACGCCAGGACGCGGGGCAACGGAACGGGCGAGCGCCAGGCGCTGCTGCTGCCCACCCGACAGCATGTGCGGAAAGTCCTTTTCGCGATCGGCGAGGCCGACACGGCGGAGCGCGGTGCGTGCCTGGCCGAGGGCGGCATCACGGCTCAGGCGGCGGAGGCCGAAAAGAACATTCTGCAGCACGGTCAGATGCGGAAAGAGGGCGAAATCCTGGAACATCAAGCCAATGCCGCGCTTGTCGGGCGGCATGGTCTTGCCCGGTGCCGACACCGCCTCGCCATTGATCCGCACCGCGCCGGCATGGACGGGCTGGATGCCGGCGGCGACGCGCAGGGCCGTGGACTTGCCGGAGCCGGATTCGCCGAGGAGGCACACGATCTCGCCGGGCTTGAGGCTCAGGCTGAACCGGTCGAGCACCACCCTGCCCCCAAGCCTGACCTCGACCGAATCGAAGTCGAGCGTGGCGGCGAAGCTGACGCCGGCCGTGCCGCGCGAGCCCCAGGGATTGGCATCACTCATCGGTTTCATCCTCGTCGGCGCCCAGATCGTCGGGATCGAGCGGGTCTTCGTCGTCGCGCAGGGTGCCGTCGAAGGGCAGCGGGATCTGCATATTAGGCGGCAGGCGGTTGGACAGCAGGCCGGAACCCTTGAGTTCGTCCATGCCCGGCAGGTCGCTCAGGCTTTCGAGGCCAAAGTGATCAAGGAAGGCGTCGGTCGTGCCGTAAGTCACTGGCCGCCCAGGCGTTCTGCGGCGGCCGCGCATGCGGATCCAGCCGGCTTCCATCAGGATATCCAGCGTCCCCTTGCCGGTGGCGACGCCGCGGACATCCTCGATCTCGGCGCGGGTGGCGGGCTGGTGATAGGCAATGATGGAGAGCGTTTCGAGCGATGCGCGCGACAGCGGACGGGTTTCGTGCTCCTCGCGGCGCAGCAGCAGGCCCAGGTCTTCAGCGGTGCGGAAAGCCCACTTGTCGCCCCGTCGGACCAGGTTCACCCCGCGTGGGGCGTAGCGCTGCTGCAGTGTCAGCAAGAGGCCACCAATGTCGGCTTCCGGCCCCACATAGGCTGACAGACTGTTCGCATCGACGGGCTCGCTGGAGGCGAAAATGATCGCCTCGATGATGCGCAGGTGGCGCTCCAGCACTTCAGTCGTTTCCCGGGTCTCGTCGCTCATGTCGGGCTCGCCTTGTGGCGGCGCATGAACAGCGGGCCGAAGGTTTCGGTCTGGCGCAGGTCGATCTGGCCGAGGCGGACCAGTTCGAGGCTCGAAGCAAAGCTCGACGCGCGAACCGTGGCGCGCTCGGTTGGCGTCGCCAGATATTGGGCCAGATAGGTG is part of the uncultured Devosia sp. genome and harbors:
- the scpB gene encoding SMC-Scp complex subunit ScpB; its protein translation is MSDETRETTEVLERHLRIIEAIIFASSEPVDANSLSAYVGPEADIGGLLLTLQQRYAPRGVNLVRRGDKWAFRTAEDLGLLLRREEHETRPLSRASLETLSIIAYHQPATRAEIEDVRGVATGKGTLDILMEAGWIRMRGRRRTPGRPVTYGTTDAFLDHFGLESLSDLPGMDELKGSGLLSNRLPPNMQIPLPFDGTLRDDEDPLDPDDLGADEDETDE
- a CDS encoding ABC transporter ATP-binding protein, with product MSDANPWGSRGTAGVSFAATLDFDSVEVRLGGRVVLDRFSLSLKPGEIVCLLGESGSGKSTALRVAAGIQPVHAGAVRINGEAVSAPGKTMPPDKRGIGLMFQDFALFPHLTVLQNVLFGLRRLSRDAALGQARTALRRVGLADREKDFPHMLSGGQQQRLALARSVAPRPGVLLLDEPFSSLDARMREGVREETLAVLRETHVTSLMVTHDPEEAMLLGDRVALLRHGRIAQIGTPAEIYRSPVDLNAARFFSPLSEVETIVSGHHAATPLGPVATPGLADGAQVTVAIRPAGGASVALHGGGTKGRVIGKRDAIGIDICEVSVDGLDAPLGLRQPSNSSITVGQDVFVTLNPEHVLVFPRD